The proteins below are encoded in one region of Macaca nemestrina isolate mMacNem1 chromosome 10, mMacNem.hap1, whole genome shotgun sequence:
- the LOC105470106 gene encoding twinfilin-1 isoform X1, whose product MTRRDRRRSSHFLGPPAGAARRTQRRSRELAAAAMSHQTGIQASEDVKEIFARARNGKYRLLKISIENEQLVIGSYSQPSDSWDKDYDSFVLPLLEDKQPCYILFRLDSQNAQGYEWIFIAWSPDHSHVRQKMLYAATRATLKKEFGGGHIKDEVFGTVKEDVSLHGYKKYLLSQSSPAPLTAAEEELRQIKISESPEDHFGVQTDVGVDTKHQTLQGVAFPISREAFQALEKLNNRQLNYVQLEIDIKNEIIILANTTNTELKDLPKRIPKDSARYHFFLYKHSHEGDYLESIVFIYSMPGYTCSIRERMLYSSCKSPLLEIVERQLQMDVIRKIEIDNGDELTADFLYEEVHPKQHAHKQSFAKPKGPAGKRGIRRLIRGPAETEATTD is encoded by the exons ATGACGCGCCGGGACCGACGGAGGAGCAGCCACTTCCTGGGGCCGCCGGCCGGGGCCGCTCGCCGCACTCAGCGCCGGAGCCGGGAACTAGCGGCCGCCGCCATGTCCCACCAGACCGGCATCCAAG CGAGTGAAGATGTTAAAGAGATCTTTGCCAGAGCCAGAAATGGAAAGTACAGACTTCTGAAAATATCTATTGAAAATG aaCAACTTGTGATTGGATCATATAGTCAGCCTTCAGATTCCTGGGATAAGGATTATGATTCCTTTGTTTTACCCCTGTTGGAGGACAAACAACCGTGCTATATATTATTCAGGTTAGATTCTCAGAATGCCCAGGGATATGAATGGATATTCATTGCATGGTCTCCAGATCATTCTCAT GTTCGTCAAAAAATGTTGTATGCAGCAACAAGAGCAACTCTGAAGAAGGAATTTGGAGGTGGCCACATTAAAGATGAAGTATTTGGAACAGTAAag GAAGATGTATCATTACATGGATATAAAAAATACTTGCTATCACAATCTTCCCCTGCCCCACTGACTGCAGCTGAGGAAGAATTACGACAGATTAAAATCAGTGAG AGCCCAGAGGATCATTTTGGG GTACAGACTGACGTGGGTGTGGACACTAAGCATCAAACACTACAAGGAGTAGCATTTCCCATTTCTCGAGAAGCCTTTCAGGCTTTGGAAAAATTGAATAACAGACAGCTCAATTATGTGCAGTTG gaaatagatataaaaaatgaaattataattttgGCCAACACAACAAATACAGAACTAAAAGATTTGCCAAAGAGGATTCCCAAGGATTCAGCTCGTTACCATTTCTTTCTGTATAAACATTCCCATGAAGGAGACTATTTAGAGTCCATAG tttttatttattcaatgccCGGATACACATGCAGTATAAGAGAGCGGATGCTGTATTCTAGCTGCAAGAGCCCTCTGCTAGAAATTGTAGAAAGACAACTACAAATGGATGTAATTAGAAAG ATTGAGATAGACAATGGGGATGAGTTGACTGCAGACTTCCTTTATGAAGAAGTACATCCCAAGCAGCATGCACACAAGCAAAGTTTTGCAAAACCAAAAGGTCCTGCAGGAAAAAGAGGAATTCGAAGACTAATTAGGGGCCCAGCGGAAACTGAAGCTACTACTGATTAA
- the LOC105470106 gene encoding twinfilin-1 isoform X2 has product MTRRDRRRSSHFLGPPAGAARRTQRRSRELAAAAMSHQTGIQASEDVKEIFARARNGKYRLLKISIENEQLVIGSYSQPSDSWDKDYDSFVLPLLEDKQPCYILFRLDSQNAQGYEWIFIAWSPDHSHVRQKMLYAATRATLKKEFGGGHIKDEVFGTVKEDVSLHGYKKYLLSQSSPAPLTAAEEELRQIKISEVQTDVGVDTKHQTLQGVAFPISREAFQALEKLNNRQLNYVQLEIDIKNEIIILANTTNTELKDLPKRIPKDSARYHFFLYKHSHEGDYLESIVFIYSMPGYTCSIRERMLYSSCKSPLLEIVERQLQMDVIRKIEIDNGDELTADFLYEEVHPKQHAHKQSFAKPKGPAGKRGIRRLIRGPAETEATTD; this is encoded by the exons ATGACGCGCCGGGACCGACGGAGGAGCAGCCACTTCCTGGGGCCGCCGGCCGGGGCCGCTCGCCGCACTCAGCGCCGGAGCCGGGAACTAGCGGCCGCCGCCATGTCCCACCAGACCGGCATCCAAG CGAGTGAAGATGTTAAAGAGATCTTTGCCAGAGCCAGAAATGGAAAGTACAGACTTCTGAAAATATCTATTGAAAATG aaCAACTTGTGATTGGATCATATAGTCAGCCTTCAGATTCCTGGGATAAGGATTATGATTCCTTTGTTTTACCCCTGTTGGAGGACAAACAACCGTGCTATATATTATTCAGGTTAGATTCTCAGAATGCCCAGGGATATGAATGGATATTCATTGCATGGTCTCCAGATCATTCTCAT GTTCGTCAAAAAATGTTGTATGCAGCAACAAGAGCAACTCTGAAGAAGGAATTTGGAGGTGGCCACATTAAAGATGAAGTATTTGGAACAGTAAag GAAGATGTATCATTACATGGATATAAAAAATACTTGCTATCACAATCTTCCCCTGCCCCACTGACTGCAGCTGAGGAAGAATTACGACAGATTAAAATCAGTGAG GTACAGACTGACGTGGGTGTGGACACTAAGCATCAAACACTACAAGGAGTAGCATTTCCCATTTCTCGAGAAGCCTTTCAGGCTTTGGAAAAATTGAATAACAGACAGCTCAATTATGTGCAGTTG gaaatagatataaaaaatgaaattataattttgGCCAACACAACAAATACAGAACTAAAAGATTTGCCAAAGAGGATTCCCAAGGATTCAGCTCGTTACCATTTCTTTCTGTATAAACATTCCCATGAAGGAGACTATTTAGAGTCCATAG tttttatttattcaatgccCGGATACACATGCAGTATAAGAGAGCGGATGCTGTATTCTAGCTGCAAGAGCCCTCTGCTAGAAATTGTAGAAAGACAACTACAAATGGATGTAATTAGAAAG ATTGAGATAGACAATGGGGATGAGTTGACTGCAGACTTCCTTTATGAAGAAGTACATCCCAAGCAGCATGCACACAAGCAAAGTTTTGCAAAACCAAAAGGTCCTGCAGGAAAAAGAGGAATTCGAAGACTAATTAGGGGCCCAGCGGAAACTGAAGCTACTACTGATTAA